TTTGTTTTGTTTGCCAAATTTATTCCAGACTTCAACTATTACACACAATgaataatgataataataatactttATCAGAGCTTTACTTGGATTCATAGAAACGAGAAAAACATTCACGTTCCAAGTAAGAAATTATCATTACCACAAAACTTAAAAGCAAAATCCAGGTCCAAGAGATTCACTTAAGCCATAAAAACTCAACACATTAACGGGGACTTGTGTTGGCAATAACACTGGTTTTGTAAACTTCAGGCATGTTACGGCCTCCGATTTTAGCTTAATATAGGCAATGATATTAAGAAAATAGGAAACAGATTGAAGCAGACTTGGACAGCAACAAAAGTTTTGACCAagctaacaacaacaaaaagatatCACACAGAGACAACATAAACAAGAAGCTTAGTAGCTTAGAGTTACCGCACAAAAGAACATAAACATAGCCAAGCAAGAAAGAAAGATCCAACTTGTTCAACGATCTCCAAACCCAGAAGTTTGGTCCACAATGGCAGCCACAACGTCCTTAGACTCCTTCAAGAGCTTCACACTCTTCTTCAACTTCTCCCTCTTGCTAGCCACCGAGGGAGACTCCTCCATCATCCTCTCAACTCCTCCACCACCTCTAGGATCCACCATTTCCGCCACAATCTCCTTCTGAAACTGAGTGTTCACCAGATTCTTCACCGAGAACTGAAGATAAAGAGCAAGATTATCCACAATCCTCCTCAAGACAATCGTCCAGTACGATGTGATCCTCATCTTCATGTCAAACGCCTGCTGCAGCAGATGAGCGTGGTACTTCCTCAGATGCGAGATCTTCACTTCCCCAAATCCAGCGAGAGAGAATTTCTCAGGTTTCTTCACATCGGTCAGCACAGCATGTATGAAGCTTTGCTGCGTAGCTGTCTTCTCTGTCCACGTCTTCATGTAGTCAGGGTTACATGTGTAATCAGTCAACTTCTCCATCTCAACCATCTCAGAAACTCTATTCACAGCCTGCTCCTTGGTCTTTGTGATTAGACTGCGACCAGCTCTTTTGATGGAAGACTGTATCTGTGGGAAGTTTTCAGAGTATTTGGAGAGTACTGATATGAGAACACCTTCAATGTAGTCCCATATCTTCCTGATGAACTCGACAGGCTTGGCATGTATGTCATCAACATGATGTGAGAGGATAGCCAAGAATGCTGATCTTGGTATGAAGTTAGGCAGGCCAACGCATTTACATTCATCAAGAATCTTGATTTCATCCATCAAGAACTCATTAACCTCCTTTGGTGTTTCTTGCAGATTGTCTGAGAAGTGGCTCAGCATTTCAGCCAAGCGAGCGGTGGAATGCATCTTTGGCTCGTCAGGGAACTCGGAGAAGTCTCCTTGGATAAGAATCTTTAAGAGACACTCTTTTGCTGAACCAATAATGTCCATCAGTGTCATCAAATGCTTCCCCAGTGGAAGCCATCACCATTGGCAGCTTGTTCAGCTCCAGAACAGCAGTTTCCATCTTCATGTTGATCTTTCTTACAATCTCAGGCAAACATCTACCGATCATTGTTGCTTGGATTAGCATTAGCTTCTGAGCTAAGACAGGGATTCCCACAATGTCTTCATCAATCAAGCTTAGCATTGGATGAGTCCTGAAAAGCAACTCTTCTTGCATCCTAGCCTCTTCATACGTTTCCTCCCCAATCCGGTTTCTGACACAGACATAACCAAGTCCAATATTGACATCATCTGCTGTCACCTTCTGTAAGAGACCATCAGGAGCCATGTCTGCCTTTGTGACAACAGCCAGAGTCCTTTCCCCCGTTTTGTCCACTTGTCTAGACATGCGAATGGACTCACAGGTCGTGAAGTCAACGGTTGCTGACAGAACATTGAGGATTATGGATTCTTGAAGCTCAATGTACTTCATGATCATCCCGGAGATCTGCTCATAGATGTTGTCTGGCTGTCCGTTCACTGGAACACGCGTTATTCCTGGGAGATCAACCATGGtaatgtctggaacaccagcctTCTTCACATGGAGAGTCAGGGGAGCGTCTGAAACCCCTTTACCAGAACCTGCAACACATGTCAAGTACTTATCACAATCAAAACTTACTTTGGTTAAGTCTATCATACAACACTAAAGTTTCATCAGAAAACAAAACTAGtctatcataaaaatatataatatcccTTAAGGCCATCTAAGAGCTTATAAactcatacacacacacatattgACATTAGTATTAAGTTACATGTGCATATGTAGTTTCAAGTACTTATCACAGTCAAGACTTATCTAGGAGTTTACATACTCATACAACACATGTTGACACTAGTATTCAGTTATGTGTGCATATGTAGTttcaggggggggggggggggggggggggggggggttcctTACGTATAAGCAGCTAGCACGTTTTGAATTTGCATGTTTCAAACCAAAACATATTTAACAGTAAGGAAGGGAGAAAGACAGGACATACCAGCTATCACATCAGTAGCAGCACATATAGCTTTAGAACAACTTTGTCACCATACTCTAGCCGGATCTCAGGCTCAGGACTTGAACTTTTTTGGAGCCTCATGACAAGAGGAACCCTAGTGCAGATTCCTTGCCCACGAGGCAAGCTGATGCCTGCCAGGGACTCAAGAACACTAGATTTTCCTGAGGACTGGTCTCCAACAACGACAATTGTGGGAAGTTGGATCCCTTCTTTCATTACATTCAGGTTCCTCAGCCTGTCAACAGTGTCGAGCAAAGGCCTGATTCGGTCATTGTAAGAAGACACTATCGGTGCTTCAATGGgaacaacaacattttttgtcaTCAGGATTTGTTTCGACGATAGCAAGAGATGAACTCTTTGACACAGCAGCATGCTTCTTACTACTTTTCATTTTCAAGACACAAGAGACGagttgaagaagatggagacaGAAAAGATAGCTTAAAGGGTAGGTGTGAGTGAGATTATGTTTGGAGAAATGTAAAGATATATATAAGGGCAACATTATTGGTTCTACAAAATTTTGTCCTTAGAATaaattagtattattttttagttagagACAAATGCATAAGgacttttttaattttgttgattATTGGTAGGACAAAAAAAAGTCCTTagcatattttataatatttatttgagaCAAACGTTTGATCAAAATGTGTTTGCTTCTTTTGTTTGGTGGGATGGATAAAATATGAGACAAACGTTTGATCAAAATATGTTTACTTCTTTTGTTATGACAGGGAACAAGATCATCTCAACAATGAAACGTGAAGCAGAAATAAGTAGAGTAAATCTTTGATTACAAACTATATAAAAAGGTAGTTTCTATGTTCTACGTGCAAGAGACTCCTCCTTGCACAATCAGAACAACGATCACAAAATCAAATCCACAtacccgaaaccaaaaaaaaaagatcagaaCAATTAAGAAAAAATCAGATAATGTTTGCCCCTGCATCCAGATTTGCCCAGCAAAATCAGCTCAACCACAATCTTTCCCTCTACGCCTGCAAGAATCAAGCAACAAGAACCCAGAAGAAAGTATTACAACTTGCACATatataagaagaaaataaataaaacaaattgtgGTTTGGCAAGAGAAACGTTATAAGCAAGAGAAAAAGAACATGAACTAGTTGTCAAGTGTCTGTCGAATTCTCTCGGGACTCCTACCATCTCACCCAGTAACAtagcaaaataaatatgaactgATTAAGCTAAAACCAAATTGGGAAAAACACAGAGCTTACAAACCCAATGAAGAAGAGGGGACAAAGTAAACTTTGTGGGTAACTCATTCAGGTGAACCATTGATCTGAATATCAAAGTAAACTTTGTGGGTAACTCCTTCTAAATCCTCTCCTACCTGATAAATCCCACAACGCAGAGAAACCCCAATTACAAAGTCTGACCACATctttacaaaaccaaaaaaatgcaAATGAGTTCAAGTTCAATGCTCACCCGATCAGCAACCTTCTCATTGACCATGGGATCAGTAACATCAGTCAATTTAATCTGAGTTGCATTAGTGAAACCCAGAAATCGTAAGTAATGTAGCAAGCCCAGATCGATAAACTATAAGAAAAGTGAGGAGCAAGGATCAAAAGTTTTAACCTGGATGAGGGCAAGTGTGACGCAGTCATCGGAGACAGTCTCGAAGAGGCGGAGGAGAGACATCTCGTGATGTTGGAGGCTAGGATTCAGCCTCTGCCTGATGATAGGCGTCGAAGAAAGGGTCCAGAGAAGTAGCCTCTGCCTGAAGCTATGGCTTCCCTTCTTCAGTTGCTGGGGATCATCGCGCCTTCCGCCATCGATcttcaactctctctctctctcttctcaaaGAGACAAGGCCCAAAGGGCAACACGTGAATCATTTCTCAAACCAAAACGCTTCCACCATTCCCTTGCCGACACCTATCACctaaggacaaaaaaaaaatatgttagccAACGACAAACCGCGTCCGTCCCAGcgaaattatacaatttttatttaaataaaatcatataaagcCTAACGACTTCCTCTATCATACCCCGATAATGTTGCTCTAAGAGAGAAATATTACAGTAGCTAGTGTATGGAGAAAGATCATGAATGTATTACGTCTAgtatattttcaagttttaagttattttatttgGAATAATCGTTGCCAATTTGTATGTAGTTTGAGATAGACCAGAATAGTAGTTATGTTTAGCTTAGTTCAAAGGAATATAGTTCCATTGCAAATATTGACAGAGAATATTACAGTTTGTGTGTGTCAATCAATCAGTCAAATATGTGGCTTTGTGATAGCAAATAATGTGGCTGAGAAGTGAAAGAAGTAATGTTTTGAGATGACTGAACGTAACGAGCAGAAGAAACAACTCGTTGGGAAGGGAAGAGCAGTCATGACTCATGATTACATCTACAACTCTTAAAAGCAAGGCTACTAAATCTTATCTACCATTCTCTAGTAAATTCATAACCACGTGTTATTGTCATAGTTACTAATGcaaatgtataattttaaaaaggtGATTATTAAACAAAAGTCATCGAGAGAGAGAAAAGTCTTTATAAAAGGGATCCGGCGGTCGGTcggcgcgtgagcgtccgtGCCGCCGCTGGAGTCCTTTTTCCTTCAGATAAAATCATTCGGTCCTGTCCCTCTTCCTTTTATTCGGTTTCCGTTTGTCGGAGCTCTGGTCAGTCAACAACCGGTGTGGTTCTGGTACTTGAGTCACGACGGGGTTAAGGGTAGGAGGGGCGATATCAATAGTTCGAGTTCTATCTCCGGAAGACGGAGACTCTCACAGATCCGTCGTTTCCGGTCCTTTGTCTCCGCGGCGGGGAAGCTTTCTTAGTACCGCCGTCGTCGGCTCCAGCTTCCGGGAAGTAAAGGCTATCACAGCTTTACGTCGCCGGCTTTCGTCCCCTAgtcttttagggtttagttttttagtttgattttaTTTCGGTGTTTAATCTTGGTTTGAGTTGTTTCTGGTCGTGTCGGAGGAGAGAAAAGATTTCCGACGGAAAGAGTGAGGTTGCATGCGAGGCTTTGGGCGGCTACGGTGAATGGTGGTGGATGAGATCTCGCCAAAACGATTGATTCTCTCCGATATTAGAGTCCTAAAAGTTCTTTACGGTGAAGAGGATCGGAATTATGGAGTTCCGGTGTGGCCGGAAGATCCGAAGGTTGGATCTCCGGTGAGTACGAGAAACGGGTGTGATGCGATGATCTCGCGACACGTGACCCTCGACGTCAAGGATGTCAACACGTGTCCACGCGACGAAAAGACAGATCTGCGAGGCGGCCGCGCTTCGTTCCCGTGTAGTGTCTAGGGTTCCTCAAAGTGGGCCGTGGGAAATTGGCCCAATTGTGTAACGAGTTTTAGTCCAGTTAATTTAGTGGGCTTCTATTGTAATTTGTTCTGGGCTGGGTCCGTTTTCTATAATTAAAAAACtattgacggaaaaaaaaaaaaaaaaaaacaaaagtcatCGCAATTTAATAGTCATCTAGATATTTGACTATTTATTTTGACGAGTTTTGAAATAAGATTGATATGTGTTCTGCTATATCATGTAAGTTGTAACCATTAATTGCATGAACCATATTAAGGTGGCAGCATGATTTAATAGGATATAGTATCTCGAGGCATGAACAGTTCCAAACCTTAGGGCATCTGCAATGGAGCCTCTTACCTCCAAAACCTAAGTAAAAAATTTGATGAGTTCTACACTATATTAAGGATTAGCCTCTTTTtatctttatataaggattaatCCGTGAAAAATATTGTCACTGCTTGCGGGTCCTGCAGTTAAGTGGTGATTTGCCAttgattatcttttttttttctttgttgaaaaataaataataataaaaaaataaaaaagtgaatTTTTAAAGATTCTTACCGAATCCATGGTTGCAGATGGTCTTATATTCAACTTGGTTTTTCAAACTACTTGTGATGCTCTTTGGAAAGAGTGCAACTTTCGCTTACGTTCAGTGGTCTCTCGACCAGCAGGCAGCAGCTTCTCTCATTGCTGAAATAAGGCTAACAATTAGGAGTAAACCCAACCGGCCCTCAACCATCTTCCTTTGTCTACTTGGTTTGAGGTTTTCCACTTTACTTAGCTGTTCTGTTTTGGCTTTGGATAGCTTGTGGTTTAAGTTAGTGAACTAGATTTTTATCCGCACAACCGTACggctatatattttcatatttatatatatagatatttgttttacataattattatatatttttaatgttattcacatatttaaatgtttgtataattatgccaaatataataattttttagctttcatgctgtaaattaaaatcatcacatatatatgttgcttattatatatttgtcctattgaatttgcgtttgattactaaactaaaatttttaatgcatgaaacaacatatatgaaaacaattttgtatttaatttattataatcatgatccgtaattcaaatcgctagattttttagtaattttttaatatttattaattttatataataaattactgtatattaaaaaagtttaagataagttaaatttttatacatgtattatatagtttactaatattaacccgttCTATCAACATATTATAtctttagcataaatattttatatttatgaaaataaaatatgttaacttatcaatttaaaatatttttatcatattttgttcaatataacatttttattttaaaatgatagatattattataaaattgataaaataggatataattttattcttttagtaacatttcattactaattacaaaattagttgaaactatttatattcaatttatgacaattaagatcttattataatctttttcaagagatttgttagaattttaatttttttaaacatattaaaagatataaaagatattataattaaagtagttaaaaatattatatatattagcattagtgatatacatttaatataaaatttaaatgatggtccaaataaaaatatcactcatcaaaaaatcatgatttttattttattagaaaacaaatttgaaaaaattaaaatagaaataaatatttatttctaacaaaatatttaaaaattattagtaaatgtatttttgaaattaattaatttcattttatttaaattttcgtttataaaccaaaactatattcaattttagtttctaattatattttatgataatttaaattaaactaactaattttcgaaagtaaatttaaaaagattctaagaagattttaaGAAGATTTTGTtacaacattttaaatatattcatttgtatttcaaataaaaagataaagatattaaaagatataataatgaacttatgtaaaatatgatatttctaGGAATGGTCCCaactaaaaaaatcatacatgaaaagaagtcatgacttctgttttaatatattagatatgCGGATCAATGATGTGCTGTAAGTCTTAAGGACATCTTTTGCATAATATATggaatctcttcttctttttaagaCGATAATTTAAATCATTAACTAGATTTTAATCCGTACGTCCGtgcatttatatttaattttataaatgtatttgattttattacaaatgttttaaatatgtaattttcattttagtgttatatattgtgtgattctataatattattgtttatatttcttatttgacattattaatatataatgatttatttaatatattttactttgttattatttttattacttacaaatatatttttgagatatgtaaaataaaataacaatcaGAAATAAACAAATAGAGAACCTCttccaaaatatgttttttttttaatttatacattttgcatatgataaaatttaaaaatatatttatttatattatagaaatatatatgtttaagataattaatatttaaatgctgtgtttaaaaaatattctttaacatatatcattttagtattttaaagtatttataagtaaaaaacactattttgtttaaattatataaccctatcattttagtaaattttatacatagaaGCATctatcaatttattttagtaaattttcttaatatatgatattttttggatgttatgatatattttgttttaattaagatttcaaaatattaggtGGGTGTATTCAACTGAGAGTTTaaggtgatttgtattaaaatgacaaatctacttttattcaaacatgaattttaaaatttcattttaaattcaCTGTTATTGAACTTAACATTTCGTAGAGTACTCTAAATCtaatgttattgaaaatattttaagttgtaaaGTTTTAAAGTTCCAGGTGATTTTAGGATGTTTGGGTGGAGTTTCgtagttaaaaaattaaaatttaaatcccATGGTTTTAGGTTATATTCTagagtggtttaacaaaaatcatataaatctttgcaacttattgaaatcatctaagactctattaaaaatcaaatcacctcaaatgttatattgaatacacccccttagattactttaatttttacagcatatatagtttgtaattttatgatgcatttcaaaaagttattctttattatctatgattttatcttttgtaaagtttgaaatattatcattttgagttttaatatttatttttaaaattgtatattttgttaagaaaactttggaaaattacacaactatttttgagtttggaagattacaaGAATTTTGAACTTGTTTTTATACTAcattaatacttttttttttaaattgaacttttggtaatgttttctaaaatattctcaacatattttattataattaaaaaaataatttgatttgtattaatattttaaatgaattattaaaatttcatagttttctgataacatatttttaaaatagtatatgaggtaaaggttattatataccattattttttcatgtataaacatttttaaacaacatattgtcgagagtttcaaaataaacaaaaagataacatatagttgtagatataaaagtttaatcTATGTTACTAAAAttacttttatataaaatattatatgatttacgaattttaactcattttaatgatgagtgctaatttatttaaatgagagagtttttaaaaaataaaatttgttaatttacctatttaatataattttgtcatatgtaattcataaataacttctatttttatataatacaaaatataattattaaatttataaaaagtagtatagaattttattttcttgttttagaatgaaattttgattaaaattgatttataataaaattatattactaattacgaaattaattaatatgttattttataaaatatttaaaattttagtaagaTTTTGCTAGATTCTttatcaacagattttgttataattaaaaaaataaaattcaaatttatagtctgttaattttaaatataaataatcaaatatgttacATTAACCAATTCTTTAAATAGTCTTACTATGACTTGTTAATAGTAGACAAAAAATAAgattctaaattaatagattatagACAATTTAACCaaattaaataatcaaacaTGTCATATCAATCCATTCTTTAAATAGTTTTACTATGACTTGttaatagtaaataaaaaaaaaattataaattaatagattatagACGATTTGACCAAATTAACTGAAACTTGAAATTCATTTCGAAAGGCAACAGCACATAATCTGAAGCCCGTAACTACaaacaaaagtttttaaaataaaacgcAACTTAgacgaaaaattaaaatttagaaaaaaagggCCCACACCCACCACAACAAAAACAAACGCAACCGGACACGATCCGATTTCAGAAACAACAATTTAACGACCTCCATAACCAGAGTTCTGATCAACAATGGCTGCCACAACGTCCTTAGACTCCTTCAAGAGCTTCACACTCTTCTTCAACTTCTCCCTCTTACTCGCCACCGAAGGAGACTCCTCCATCATCCTCTCAACTCCTCCGCCGCCTCTAGGATCCACCATCTCCGCCACAATCTCCTTCTGAAACTGAGCGTTCACCAGATTCTTCACCGAGAACTGAAGAAACAGCGCAAGGTTATCCACAATCCGCCTCAGAACAATGTTCCAGTACGACGCGATCCTCATCTTCATATCAAACGCCTGCTGCAGCAAATGAGCGTGGTACTTCCTCAGATGAGAGATCTTCACCTCCCCAAATCCAGCGAGAGAGAAGTTCTCAGGTCTGGCCTGGTCGTACAACACAGCAAGGACGAAGCTATGCTGCGAAGCTGTCTTCTCCGTCCAAGACGTCATGTAGTCAGGGTTACACGTGTAGTCCGTCAGCTTCTCCATCTCAACGATCTCAGCAACTCTGTTCACGGACTGCTCCTTCATCTTTGTGATAAGATTGCGTCCAGCTCGTTTGACTGAAGACTGAATCTGTGGGAAATTTTCAGCGTATTTGGAAATAACCGGAATGAGAACAGCTTCGATGTACTCCCAAATCTTCTTGATGAACTCGACCGGCTTGGAATGGATACCGTCGACGTACTGTGACAGTATAGCCAAGAAAGCTGATCTTGGAATGAAGTTAGGAAGGCCAACGCATTTGCATTCGTCGAGAATCTTGATTTCGTCCAtcaagaaatcgacggtgacgtCGTTGGAGTGTGCTTGGAGATTGTCTGAGAATTGGCTTAACATTTCAGCCAAGCGAGCAGTGCAGTGCATCTTATGATCTTCAGGGTACTCAGAGAAATCTCCTTGGATGAGGATTCTCAGGAGAGACTCTTTTGCTGAGCCGATGATGTCCATCAATGTCATCAATGCTTCACCTGCGGAAGCCATCACCATTGGCAGCTTGTTCAGTTCGAGGACACTGATCTCCATCTTTTCGTTGATCTTGCGGACGATTTCAGGTAAGCAGCGGGCGATCATCGTTGCTTGGATAAGCATTAGCTTCTGAGCTAAGACGGGAATCCCCACAATGTCATCATCAATCAAGCTTAGCTTTGGATGAGTCCTGAACAGAAGCTCTTCTTGCATCCTCGCTTCTTGGTATGTCTCTTCACCGATGCGGTTTCTGACACATACATAACCAAGTCCGATGCTCACATCGTCTGCTGTAACCTTCTGTAGAAGACCATCAGGAGCCATGTCTGCCTTTGTGACAACAGCCAGAGTCCGTTCACCGGTTTTGTCAACCTGTCTAGACATGCGGATGGATTCACAGGTCGTGAAGTCGACCGTAGCTGACAGAACATTGAGGATGATGGATTCTTGAGGCTTGATGTACTTCATGATCATCGCAGATATTTGCTCATAGATGTTTTCAGGCTGTCCGTTCACTGGAACACGAGTTATCCCAGGGAGATCAACCATGGTAAGATCAGGAACACCAGCCTTCTTCACATGGAGGGTTAAAGGAGCGTCAGAGACCCCTTTACCAGATCCTGCAACATATGTATATTATAAGTACTTTTCATAGTCTGTAACAAGAAAACGCTTTGTAAATTCATCTTATATAAACAGTAGTGTAATGCATAACTCTTTCATATAAAGAACAAACTAGGAGTGGCAAAAAATCACATAACATCTATAAGCACTTTTATTCAGGAGTATGCGTAAACAACTTACTATAAGTCTATAACATTAATTTTTCAGATAACGGTCTCATTCACATTAAACTATGCTATAGGTTTTCAGCAAAAGTTAACATAAAatgaaatgagagagagagagagagaacaataTAACATACCAGCAATCACATCTGTAGCAGCACAAATAGCTTTAGCGATGTGTTCCTCATCCGTATGAACAACTGTGTCACCATACTCTAGCCAGATCTCAGGCTCAGTGCTGTAACTTCTTTGGAGTCTCATCACAAGAGGAACCCTAGTGCAAATTCCTTGCCCACGAGGCAAACTAATCCCTGCCAAGGACTCAAGAACACTAGACTTCCCAGAGGACTGGTCTCCAACAACGACAATGGTTGGAAGCTGGATCCCTTCTCTCATTACATTCAGGTTCCTCAGCCTGTCAACAGTGTCGAGCAACGGCCTGATCCGGTCATTGTAAGAAGAAACTATCGGTGCTTCAATGGGTATAATTTTGTTGGCCGGGGGGTTAGCTTCGACAATAGCCAGAGAAGAAGAGGTTTTAGAGACAACATGCTTGTTACGACCTGCCATTTTCGACTATTGTGAAGGATATTGCTATGGATATAAGAAATATTTATGAAAGAGTGTGATTCTTCTCAGAGACACTCGaagatatatatagagagatatCATAAGGGTTTATTGTCTGAGTGGTGTAATCAAGAAGTAAAACGTTTGAGATGAAAGGATGTAGGTGGACGTGCATGTTGGAATTGAAAAAACTTAACTAAGTCCATAATTACACCTATTTagcttttttcaaaaaacaattaCACCTATTTAGCTCGTAGATGAAGCTAAAAGGCCGCCCTTTAATCCTTCATTGTATATGTatttaaaactgaaaatcagaaaataatttCTCGTAATATGTAGTAACTTAAATTCTTTCTTTTTGACATTAACAAGATGATGCATGCTGGGTATTGTGTTTGCTAtatcaacaaaaagaaaaggttaAATTTCCGAATTGAATGTAAGAAGTAATTAGAAACTAACCAGTCTGGTGAAGCAATTGAATACTAGTATTAGGTAACTGTCGtctttaatttctaaataaaaagatttgttttatatgaaaatagttTATGATGATTTAACTTAGAAGGAATTAATTTCTAGAAGTATAACGActagtttctatttttttggcACCATGCAG
The nucleotide sequence above comes from Brassica napus cultivar Da-Ae chromosome A9, Da-Ae, whole genome shotgun sequence. Encoded proteins:
- the LOC106380224 gene encoding dynamin-related protein 4C-like translates to MAGRNKHVVSKTSSSLAIVEANPPANKIIPIEAPIVSSYNDRIRPLLDTVDRLRNLNVMREGIQLPTIVVVGDQSSGKSSVLESLAGISLPRGQGICTRVPLVMRLQRSYSTEPEIWLEYGDTVVHTDEEHIAKAICAATDVIAGSGKGVSDAPLTLHVKKAGVPDLTMVDLPGITRVPVNGQPENIYEQISAMIMKYIKPQESIILNVLSATVDFTTCESIRMSRQVDKTGERTLAVVTKADMAPDGLLQKVTADDVSIGLGYVCVRNRIGEETYQEARMQEELLFRTHPKLSLIDDDIVGIPVLAQKLMLIQATMIARCLPEIVRKINEKMEISVLELNKLPMVMASAGEALMTLMDIIGSAKESLLRILIQGDFSEYPEDHKMHCTARLAEMLSQFSDNLQAHSNDVTVDFLMDEIKILDECKCVGLPNFIPRSAFLAILSQYVDGIHSKPVEFIKKIWEYIEAVLIPVISKYAENFPQIQSSVKRAGRNLITKMKEQSVNRVAEIVEMEKLTDYTCNPDYMTSWTEKTASQHSFVLAVLYDQARPENFSLAGFGEVKISHLRKYHAHLLQQAFDMKMRIASYWNIVLRRIVDNLALFLQFSVKNLVNAQFQKEIVAEMVDPRGGGGVERMMEESPSVASKREKLKKSVKLLKESKDVVAAIVDQNSGYGGR